A single region of the Glycine max cultivar Williams 82 chromosome 20, Glycine_max_v4.0, whole genome shotgun sequence genome encodes:
- the LOC100815397 gene encoding PTI1-like tyrosine-protein kinase At3g15890 — protein MQFKCFSCFLCEKEQSEIQNANNKKNRDYPWEIYTLKELLRATNNFHQDNKIGEGGFGSVYWGRTSKGIEIAVKRLKTMTAKAEMEFAVEVEVLGRVRHKNLLGLRGFYAGGDERLIVYDYMPNHSLLTHLHGQLATDCLLDWPRRMTIAIGAAEGLGYLHHEANPHIIHRDIKASNVLLGTEFEAKVADFGFAKLIPEGVSHLTTRVKGTLGYLAPEYAMWGKVSGSCDVYSFGILLLEILSAKKPIEKLPGGVKRDIVQWVTPHVQKGNFLHIADPKLKGHFDLEQLKSVVMIAMRCTDNSPEKRPSMAEVVEWLKGGMGRRKKEIPYLSYKTGDDK, from the exons ATGCAGTTTAAATGTTTCAGTTGTTTTCTTTGTGAAAAAGAGCAATCAGAAATACA gAATGCCAACAACAAGAAAAATAGGGACTATCCATGGGAAATATACACCTTGAAGGAGTTGCTTCGTGCAACAAACAATTTTCATCAAGATAACAAGATAGGAGAGGGTGGATTTGGAAGTGTTTATTGGGGTCGAACAAGTAAAGGCATCGAG ATAGCAGTGAAGCGCTTGAAGACTATGACAGCAAAGGCAGAGATGGAGTTTGCAGTTGAAGTGGAAGTATTAGGAAGAGTGAGGCATAAGAATTTGTTAGGCTTGCGTGGATTCTATGCTGGAGGCGATGAAAGGTTGATTGTCTATGATTACATGCCTAATCACAGCTTGctcacccatttgcatggtcAACTTGCCACGGATTGTTTGCTAGATTGGCCTAGAAGAATGACCATAGCAATTGGAGCTGCAGAAGGCTTAGG GTATTTGCACCATGAAGCAAATCCTCACATCATTCATAGAGACATAAAGGCAAGCAATGTTCTCTTAGGCACTGAATTTGAAGCCAAGGTTGCTGATTTTGGTTTTGCTAAGTTGATACCAGAGGGTGTAAGCCATCTCACAACAAGGGTTAAAGGCACCCTTGGATATTTGGCGCCAGAGTATGCTATGTGGGGGAAGGTTTCTGGGAGCTGTGATGTTTACAGTTTTGGGATTTTGCTTTTGGAGATTTTGAGTGCTAAGAAACCAATTGAGAAACTCCCTGGCGGAGTGAAAAGGGACATAGTTCAATGGGTCACACCACATGTCCAAAAGGGTAACTTCCTTCATATTGCTGATCCAAAGTTGAAGGGGCATTTTGATTTAGAGCAATTGAAATCTGTGGTCATGATAGCTATGAGGTGCACAGATAATAGCCCAGAGAAGAGGCCTAGCATGGCAGAGGTGGTGGAGTGGCTCAAGGGTGGCAtggggagaagaaaaaaagagattcCATATTTGAGTTACAAGACTGGAGATGACAAATAA